One Methanobacterium sp. genomic region harbors:
- a CDS encoding PAS domain S-box protein, with amino-acid sequence MDNTETIKILLFEDNPGDTGLIEFMLEESTDFSYELKNVETLNEGLKSLKFHSFDVILLDLGLPDSDGIETFIEVNKKCHETPIIILTGLTDGKTGINAVKMGAQDYLVKGQVESTLLERSIKYSIERKKAEEKIQIFANIVESSDDAIITKSFDGTVISWNNGAERIYGYAADEIIGKSISILESDIFNGETKRLIEKIKDGERIRHYETLRLRKDNSLINVSITLSPVFDTSGELVAISTIGRDITERKRAEEELKLANMYNRSLIEASLDPLVTIGPDGKINDVNYSTELITGYSRDELIGTDFSDYFTEPEKAREVYQQVFQDEKVFNYALEIKHRKGHITPVLYNSSVYRDESDDIIGVFAAARDITERKQAEEKLKEIIEELERSNYELQQFAYITSHDLQEPLRTIASYTQLIERRYRNKLDDDADEFIDFIVEAAVRMKDMIQGLLYYSRVGTKGGELKSTNTEELLEIVLYNLNAAIKENNVTVTHDKLPAVVADEGQLIQLFQNLISNAIKFKKDDAYPRVHISAFGGENEYIFSVADNGIGIEPQYFNRIFEVFKRLHTSVEYEGTGIGLSISKRIIERHGGRMWVESEAGSGSIFYFTIPFITESIKS; translated from the coding sequence ATGGATAACACTGAAACTATTAAAATACTACTCTTTGAAGATAATCCTGGAGATACTGGCTTAATTGAGTTTATGCTTGAGGAATCTACTGATTTTTCATATGAACTTAAAAACGTTGAAACATTAAATGAAGGCCTGAAATCCCTTAAATTCCATTCATTTGATGTAATATTGTTAGATCTTGGCCTTCCAGATAGTGATGGTATTGAAACGTTTATTGAGGTAAATAAAAAATGTCATGAAACTCCTATTATAATTTTAACTGGATTAACTGATGGGAAGACTGGAATTAATGCGGTTAAGATGGGCGCTCAAGATTATCTTGTTAAGGGACAGGTAGAAAGTACGTTGTTAGAACGTTCTATTAAATATTCAATTGAACGTAAAAAAGCTGAAGAGAAAATTCAGATATTTGCAAATATTGTTGAGTCATCTGACGATGCTATCATAACTAAATCCTTTGACGGTACTGTTATAAGCTGGAATAATGGAGCAGAACGGATTTATGGATATGCAGCTGATGAAATAATCGGAAAATCTATTTCTATCTTAGAATCAGATATCTTTAATGGAGAAACAAAAAGATTAATTGAAAAGATTAAAGATGGAGAAAGAATCCGACATTATGAGACTTTAAGGCTGAGAAAAGATAACAGTTTGATTAATGTTTCAATAACACTTTCCCCAGTTTTTGATACTTCAGGAGAGCTTGTTGCTATTTCAACTATTGGTCGAGATATAACTGAACGAAAAAGGGCAGAAGAAGAGCTTAAACTGGCAAATATGTATAATCGTAGTTTGATCGAAGCTAGTTTAGATCCTCTGGTTACTATTGGCCCTGATGGAAAGATTAATGATGTAAATTATTCTACCGAGTTAATCACGGGTTATTCTAGGGATGAACTTATTGGCACTGATTTTTCAGATTATTTTACTGAACCTGAAAAGGCTAGAGAAGTTTACCAGCAGGTTTTTCAGGATGAAAAAGTGTTTAACTACGCGCTTGAAATCAAACATAGAAAAGGACATATAACTCCGGTTTTATATAATTCATCGGTCTATCGTGATGAGTCTGATGATATCATCGGTGTTTTTGCTGCTGCACGTGATATCACAGAAAGAAAACAAGCAGAAGAGAAACTTAAGGAGATCATAGAAGAACTTGAACGTTCTAATTATGAATTACAGCAGTTTGCATATATCACCTCCCATGACCTTCAGGAGCCGCTTAGAACCATTGCCAGTTATACTCAATTAATTGAAAGACGCTACAGAAATAAACTGGATGATGATGCCGATGAATTCATTGATTTTATAGTTGAGGCTGCCGTACGTATGAAGGATATGATCCAGGGTTTACTTTATTATTCTCGTGTTGGTACAAAGGGGGGAGAATTGAAGTCAACGAATACTGAAGAACTTCTTGAGATAGTTTTGTATAATTTAAATGCTGCAATTAAAGAGAATAACGTTACAGTTACTCATGATAAGCTTCCTGCAGTTGTTGCAGACGAAGGTCAGCTTATTCAGCTTTTTCAAAATTTAATTAGCAATGCTATAAAGTTTAAAAAGGACGATGCATATCCTAGAGTCCATATTTCTGCCTTTGGAGGCGAAAATGAATATATTTTTTCAGTTGCAGATAATGGAATAGGAATAGAACCTCAGTACTTTAACAGAATATTTGAAGTGTTTAAAAGGTTGCATACCAGTGTTGAATACGAAGGAACTGGAATTGGATTATCCATTTCTAAACGAATTATCGAAAGGCACGGCGGTAGAATGTGGGTGGAATCAGAAGCAGGTAGTGGTTCTATCTTTTATTTTACGATACCATTCATTACTGAATCTATTAAATCTTAA
- a CDS encoding response regulator encodes MTIKQDVTTNQTVKQIEILLVEDNEGDVGLVEEVFQEAKIMNNLNIAEDGEEAMLFLHKKGKFSNVSSPDIILLDLNLPGKDGREVLKEIKEDNKLKRIPVVILTTSKAEEDILKSYNLHANSYITKPVDFDQFIRVIKSIENFWLDIVKLPSKGNA; translated from the coding sequence ATGACAATTAAACAAGATGTAACGACAAATCAGACAGTTAAACAAATAGAAATTCTTTTAGTAGAAGATAATGAAGGCGATGTCGGACTGGTAGAAGAAGTTTTCCAGGAAGCAAAAATTATGAATAATCTTAATATTGCAGAAGATGGGGAAGAAGCTATGTTATTTTTACATAAGAAAGGAAAGTTTTCAAATGTTTCAAGTCCAGATATAATACTTTTAGATTTGAATTTGCCTGGAAAAGATGGACGTGAAGTTCTTAAAGAAATAAAAGAAGATAATAAGCTTAAAAGAATACCTGTAGTTATTTTAACCACTTCTAAAGCGGAGGAAGATATACTTAAATCATATAATCTTCATGCTAATTCATATATAACCAAACCTGTTGATTTTGATCAATTTATAAGAGTAATTAAGTCTATAGAAAATTTCTGGCTGGATATAGTAAAGTTACCTTCAAAGGGCAATGCTTAG
- a CDS encoding PAS domain S-box protein: MNPKEKFIKSFLGNIEGWKSVLDSSPDLITILDTEFNVIWANKPMVEILNASMDPCSGLKCFEVVHGIKSPIHDCPHAKMMQDCHEHSHEITDENLGGHFLVTASPIKNDSGNVLGSVHIARNINEDKKAKENIQRLANVVESSDDAIITKSFDGTIISWNRGAEQIYGYSAREVMGKPISILEPPRLRRETKKLINKIKNGEKVDHYETLRLKKNGELINISVTLSPVFSTSGELAAISTIAKDITERKKVEKQKQELLERTQQFAEELEVLNEELQVTTEELQVANEELQATTEELQVSNEELQDTAEELQAANEELRQQGDELLQINKSLLESEKRFRALADNIPNLAWMANAEGWIFWYNQQWYDYTGATLEEMQGWGWQTVHHPDYIDTVTEEWSVSIKEGKPYDNIFPLRGKDGKYHWFLTRVIPIRDEQGNIQRWFGTNTDITEQKKAEELILWNQRRNELLAEISSRLLTSENPQDIIDDLCYKTMEFLECDVFFNYLVDEEKGCLHLNAYSGIPEEEAKRIEWLDYGVAVCGCAALESRRIISENILETPDTRTDLVKGYGVQAYACHPLMIDGSSIGTLSFGTGSRTKFAHEELDLMKAVADQIAIAMNRLISNRILKESEEAAIQVKKEWEHTFEAVPDLIAILDTEYKVVRANKAMADKFGITPEECVGMTCYEIIHGTCEPPSFCPHKQLLGDGSEHTEEICEDNLGGDFLVSASPLYDTEGRLQGSVHVARDINERKRKEKELYRLNKAYMALGNSSQAMIRAKDELGYLEDVCRIIVEDCGHSMVWVGYADEDEAKTVRPVAYSGFEEGYLETLDITWADTERGIGPTGTAIRTGKPSACKNMYADPKFGPWRENAIERGYASSLVLPLKMYGRVFGALTIYSTELDSFSDDEVKLLTEVAENLAYGINVIRLRISREQAEAELKEARDNLEIQVKERTLELEKAYESLKFANNYNRSLIEANLDPLVTIGPDGKITDVNYSTERVTGYSRDEIIGTDFSDYFTEPEKARNGYKEVFREGWIFDYPLEIKNKEGNVTPVLYNASVYRNEDGDVIGVFAAARDITEIKQAENEIKRQAELINITHDAIIVRDMDGKILYWNNGAEKMYGWTQREALDNIVYELLQTEFPEPLEDIDKHISTKNQWNGELVRTKHDGTKITVSSRWVLERDENGDPNSVLMTDTDITDRKKMEEELESAGKYNRNLIETSLDPFVTIGPDGKITDVNGATEAVTGRARDELIGTDFSDYFTEPEKAREGYKQVFKDRWIIDYPLEIKHKKGHITPVLYNASVYEDESGNVIGVFAAARDITERKKAEKLLKLKIEELARSNAELEQFAYVSSHDLQEPLRMIGSYLQLLQRRYYGELDDKADKYIDFAVDGASRMQNLINDLLEFSRVTTRAKEFESTDCELVLNQVLSNLEISIKESGAVISHDHLPTIMVDSTQLAQVFQNLISNAIKFHSEKTPKITISARKEDDNWVFSVADNGIGIDPKHGERIFEVFKRLHKRRDYPGTGIGLSICKKIVERHGGYMWVESEPAKGSIFYFILPVDNIKN; the protein is encoded by the coding sequence ATGAACCCTAAAGAAAAATTCATTAAATCTTTTTTAGGAAATATTGAAGGATGGAAATCTGTTTTAGATTCGTCACCAGATCTTATAACTATTTTAGATACTGAATTCAACGTTATTTGGGCAAATAAACCAATGGTGGAGATATTAAATGCCTCTATGGATCCATGTTCTGGATTAAAATGTTTTGAAGTTGTTCACGGTATTAAATCTCCAATTCATGATTGTCCTCATGCGAAAATGATGCAGGATTGTCATGAGCACAGTCATGAAATAACTGATGAAAATTTAGGCGGCCATTTTCTTGTTACTGCATCCCCCATAAAAAATGATTCTGGAAATGTGCTGGGAAGTGTTCATATTGCCCGTAATATCAATGAGGATAAAAAAGCAAAAGAAAACATTCAAAGATTAGCAAACGTTGTGGAATCCTCAGATGATGCTATTATAACTAAATCATTTGATGGGACCATTATAAGCTGGAATAGGGGAGCAGAACAAATTTACGGTTATTCTGCTAGAGAAGTTATGGGGAAACCCATTTCAATATTGGAACCACCTAGACTTCGCAGAGAAACAAAAAAATTGATTAATAAAATTAAAAATGGAGAAAAAGTTGATCACTACGAGACACTACGGTTAAAAAAAAATGGTGAACTGATAAATATTTCAGTAACACTTTCACCTGTTTTCAGCACTTCTGGAGAACTGGCCGCTATTTCAACTATTGCTAAAGATATAACAGAGAGAAAAAAGGTAGAAAAGCAGAAACAAGAGCTTTTAGAGCGAACACAACAGTTTGCTGAAGAGTTAGAAGTGTTAAATGAAGAATTGCAGGTTACTACCGAGGAGCTTCAAGTTGCCAATGAAGAACTTCAAGCTACAACTGAAGAACTACAGGTTTCCAATGAGGAGCTGCAGGATACCGCAGAAGAACTTCAAGCTGCTAATGAAGAGCTCAGGCAGCAGGGAGATGAACTGCTACAAATTAATAAATCATTACTGGAGAGTGAAAAACGTTTCCGTGCTCTTGCAGACAATATTCCGAACCTTGCATGGATGGCAAATGCAGAAGGATGGATATTCTGGTATAATCAGCAGTGGTACGATTATACTGGTGCAACCCTGGAGGAAATGCAGGGATGGGGTTGGCAGACGGTACATCACCCGGATTACATCGATACAGTAACTGAAGAATGGTCTGTAAGTATTAAGGAAGGAAAGCCATATGATAACATATTTCCTTTAAGAGGTAAAGACGGTAAATATCATTGGTTCCTTACAAGAGTAATACCAATCCGTGATGAACAGGGTAATATCCAGCGCTGGTTTGGTACAAATACAGATATCACTGAACAAAAAAAGGCAGAAGAATTGATTTTATGGAATCAAAGGCGTAATGAACTTTTAGCAGAAATTTCCAGCAGGCTGTTGACAAGTGAAAACCCACAGGATATCATCGATGACCTGTGTTATAAAACCATGGAATTTTTAGAATGCGATGTATTTTTCAATTATTTAGTGGATGAAGAGAAGGGATGCTTACATTTAAATGCTTATTCTGGAATCCCTGAAGAAGAAGCAAAGAGAATTGAATGGTTAGATTATGGAGTAGCTGTCTGTGGATGTGCAGCCCTTGAATCACGCAGAATAATCTCTGAAAATATCCTTGAAACACCAGATACAAGGACAGATTTGGTAAAAGGGTATGGTGTACAGGCATATGCATGTCATCCTTTAATGATTGATGGTTCAAGCATTGGTACACTTTCATTTGGTACGGGGTCACGTACCAAATTTGCCCATGAGGAACTGGATTTAATGAAAGCTGTTGCGGATCAAATTGCAATTGCCATGAATAGGCTCATTTCAAATCGTATTTTAAAAGAAAGTGAAGAAGCTGCTATTCAAGTTAAGAAAGAGTGGGAACATACTTTTGAGGCCGTACCTGATTTAATAGCTATATTGGACACTGAATATAAAGTTGTTCGTGCAAATAAGGCTATGGCAGATAAATTTGGTATAACGCCTGAAGAGTGTGTTGGCATGACTTGTTATGAGATTATCCATGGAACTTGCGAACCACCTTCTTTTTGCCCGCATAAACAATTACTTGGGGATGGAAGTGAGCATACCGAAGAAATCTGTGAAGACAATTTGGGCGGTGATTTTCTTGTAAGTGCTTCACCGCTCTATGATACAGAAGGAAGGCTTCAGGGAAGCGTTCATGTTGCACGTGATATTAACGAGCGTAAAAGAAAGGAAAAAGAACTTTACAGGCTTAATAAAGCATATATGGCACTTGGTAATAGTAGTCAGGCTATGATACGCGCTAAAGATGAATTGGGGTACCTTGAAGATGTATGCCGAATTATTGTGGAAGATTGTGGTCATTCCATGGTATGGGTAGGTTATGCTGATGAAGATGAAGCTAAAACTGTTCGACCAGTAGCATATTCTGGATTTGAAGAAGGGTATCTTGAAACATTAGATATTACGTGGGCAGATACTGAACGCGGCATTGGTCCAACAGGAACTGCCATTCGTACCGGAAAACCAAGTGCCTGTAAAAATATGTATGCAGATCCAAAATTTGGCCCGTGGCGTGAAAATGCAATTGAAAGGGGTTATGCATCTTCACTGGTTCTACCTTTGAAGATGTATGGGAGAGTCTTTGGTGCATTGACTATTTATTCAACAGAACTTGATTCCTTTTCAGATGATGAGGTTAAACTGCTGACAGAAGTAGCTGAAAACCTTGCTTATGGAATAAATGTAATCCGATTGCGTATATCACGTGAGCAAGCCGAGGCTGAATTGAAGGAGGCACGTGATAATCTGGAAATTCAAGTTAAAGAACGTACATTGGAGCTAGAAAAAGCTTATGAGTCTCTGAAATTTGCTAATAATTATAATCGTAGTTTAATCGAGGCTAATCTTGATCCTTTAGTTACTATTGGTCCTGATGGTAAAATTACTGATGTAAATTATTCTACAGAAAGGGTAACTGGATATTCTAGAGATGAGATAATAGGAACTGATTTTTCAGATTATTTCACTGAACCTGAAAAAGCTAGAAATGGATATAAAGAGGTATTTCGAGAAGGTTGGATATTTGATTATCCATTGGAAATTAAAAATAAAGAGGGGAATGTGACTCCTGTTTTATACAATGCATCAGTTTACCGAAATGAAGATGGGGACGTAATCGGCGTTTTTGCTGCTGCACGTGACATTACAGAAATTAAACAGGCAGAAAACGAGATTAAGAGGCAGGCTGAATTAATTAATATTACTCACGATGCTATAATTGTTCGTGATATGGATGGGAAGATTTTATACTGGAATAACGGTGCTGAAAAGATGTATGGTTGGACTCAAAGAGAAGCTTTGGATAATATCGTTTATGAACTGCTTCAAACTGAATTTCCTGAACCTTTAGAGGATATAGATAAACATATATCCACTAAAAATCAATGGAACGGTGAATTAGTACGTACCAAACATGACGGCACCAAAATCACTGTATCAAGCAGGTGGGTATTGGAACGGGATGAAAATGGAGATCCGAATTCTGTTTTGATGACTGATACAGATATTACTGATCGTAAAAAAATGGAAGAAGAGCTTGAATCTGCAGGTAAATATAACCGTAATCTAATTGAAACCAGTTTAGACCCATTTGTTACTATTGGTCCCGATGGGAAGATTACCGATGTAAATGGCGCTACAGAGGCAGTTACTGGTCGCGCTCGAGATGAACTTATTGGTACTGATTTTTCAGATTATTTCACTGAACCTGAAAAAGCAAGGGAAGGATACAAGCAGGTGTTTAAAGATAGGTGGATAATTGATTATCCCCTTGAGATCAAGCATAAAAAGGGACACATAACTCCTGTTTTATATAACGCTTCAGTCTATGAAGATGAATCTGGAAATGTAATCGGTGTTTTTGCAGCAGCACGTGATATAACTGAACGTAAAAAAGCTGAAAAACTGTTAAAACTGAAAATAGAAGAGCTTGCCCGTTCAAATGCAGAACTGGAGCAGTTTGCTTATGTGTCATCCCACGATTTACAGGAACCTTTAAGGATGATTGGAAGTTATTTGCAGCTTTTACAAAGGAGATATTACGGCGAACTTGATGATAAAGCTGATAAATACATTGATTTTGCAGTAGACGGCGCTTCACGTATGCAGAATTTAATAAATGATCTTTTAGAATTCTCTAGAGTGACCACGAGGGCCAAAGAATTTGAATCCACCGACTGTGAATTGGTTTTAAATCAAGTTTTATCTAATTTGGAAATATCTATAAAAGAAAGTGGGGCTGTTATATCTCATGATCATTTACCAACTATAATGGTTGATTCTACTCAGTTAGCTCAGGTATTCCAGAATTTAATCAGCAATGCTATAAAATTCCACAGTGAAAAAACACCAAAAATTACTATTTCAGCTCGAAAAGAAGATGACAACTGGGTATTTTCAGTTGCTGACAATGGAATTGGAATTGATCCAAAACACGGTGAAAGGATCTTTGAAGTTTTCAAAAGATTACATAAACGAAGAGATTATCCTGGAACAGGAATTGGGCTTTCAATTTGTAAAAAAATAGTAGAACGGCATGGAGGATATATGTGGGTAGAATCAGAACCGGCTAAAGGTTCTATTTTTTATTTCATTCTACCTGTAGACAATATCAAAAATTAG
- the argH gene encoding argininosuccinate lyase yields MNLRSGRLKGKMSDEAASFTSSLEFDKRIFEADIKLNTAHTTMLAKQGIIPSEIADKILKALNELRNEGIGALDLDPSVEDIHMAVENYVTSKIGEVAGFMHTAKSRNDQVATDLRLVLKEEIKEIGLNILKFIEEILNMAGEHKKTIFVGYTHLQHAQPTTFAHHLLAYANALRRDYERLMDAYKRVDMNPLGSAALTTTSFPIDREMTTELLGFSRIMENSIDGVSSRDFIAETVFSLSMLASTMSKICEELILWSTFEFGVVEISYAYSSTSSIMPQKKNPDVAEIARGKSAILTGELMTILTILKALPYSYNRDLQEITPHLWNSVDNAKEMMDMVRGMLTTVEINKERAAELAKSNFATATELADILVREKNMPFRTAHKIVGRMVTEALENKVSLDDIDSNFLDNVAHEVMGKSLDLNDESIRKALDPYENVKSRTVIGGSSPEAVEKVIVSLRTFLNEEI; encoded by the coding sequence TTGAATTTAAGATCTGGACGACTTAAGGGAAAGATGAGCGATGAAGCTGCATCTTTTACTTCTTCTTTAGAATTTGACAAACGAATTTTCGAAGCTGATATTAAACTCAACACTGCGCATACAACAATGCTTGCAAAACAGGGAATAATACCTTCTGAAATTGCAGATAAGATATTAAAAGCTCTAAATGAACTTAGAAACGAAGGAATTGGGGCTCTTGACCTTGATCCTTCTGTAGAAGATATTCACATGGCTGTGGAAAACTATGTAACTTCTAAAATTGGGGAAGTTGCAGGGTTTATGCATACAGCTAAATCACGGAATGATCAGGTTGCAACGGATCTTAGATTAGTTTTAAAGGAAGAAATTAAAGAAATAGGATTAAATATACTGAAATTTATTGAAGAAATTCTGAATATGGCTGGTGAGCATAAAAAAACTATTTTTGTGGGTTATACTCACCTGCAGCATGCTCAACCTACCACATTTGCACACCACTTGCTTGCGTATGCCAATGCACTGCGAAGGGACTATGAACGTCTTATGGATGCATATAAAAGAGTGGATATGAACCCTCTTGGTTCTGCAGCCTTGACTACTACCAGTTTTCCGATAGATAGGGAAATGACAACTGAGTTACTTGGATTTAGTAGAATTATGGAAAATTCGATAGATGGTGTAAGTTCAAGAGATTTCATAGCAGAAACCGTCTTTTCTCTTTCAATGCTTGCTTCAACTATGAGTAAAATTTGCGAGGAGCTTATACTGTGGAGTACATTTGAATTTGGAGTTGTTGAAATTTCATACGCATATTCATCCACATCATCCATAATGCCTCAAAAAAAGAACCCTGATGTTGCAGAAATTGCAAGGGGAAAGAGTGCAATTCTTACTGGAGAATTGATGACTATTTTGACTATTTTAAAGGCGTTACCTTACAGTTACAATAGAGATTTGCAGGAAATAACTCCTCATCTTTGGAACTCTGTTGATAATGCAAAAGAAATGATGGATATGGTACGTGGCATGTTAACTACCGTCGAGATTAATAAGGAACGCGCAGCGGAACTTGCAAAATCTAATTTTGCAACTGCAACTGAGTTAGCAGATATACTGGTTCGTGAAAAAAACATGCCTTTTAGAACAGCCCATAAAATAGTTGGTCGAATGGTTACAGAAGCTCTTGAGAATAAGGTTTCTCTTGATGATATTGATTCAAACTTTTTAGATAACGTTGCCCATGAAGTGATGGGTAAATCATTAGATCTAAATGATGAGTCAATAAGGAAAGCTCTAGATCCATATGAAAATGTAAAATCAAGGACTGTAATAGGTGGATCTTCTCCTGAAGCAGTTGAGAAAGTTATTGTCAGTTTAAGAACCTTCTTAAATGAAGAAATTTAA
- a CDS encoding 30S ribosomal protein S27ae — protein MKKCDLYEVKDNKLIRKNPECVRCSHGVFMADHGDRYACGKCGYTQWKNKE, from the coding sequence ATGAAAAAATGTGACCTTTACGAAGTTAAAGATAACAAACTCATTAGAAAAAACCCTGAGTGTGTAAGATGCTCACACGGTGTTTTCATGGCAGACCATGGAGACAGATACGCATGTGGAAAATGCGGTTACACACAGTGGAAAAACAAAGAATAA
- a CDS encoding 30S ribosomal protein S24e gives MEIEIKEKIENPLLNRTEIHFDCTYAGEATPKTLDIKNKLVALLDADKNLLVVDKVLPKFGEGKADGYAKIYGTEEDLNKIETKHVLAKNQEPQEGEEAEEE, from the coding sequence ATGGAAATCGAAATTAAAGAAAAAATTGAAAATCCACTTTTAAACAGAACTGAAATACACTTTGACTGCACATACGCTGGAGAAGCTACTCCAAAAACTTTAGATATTAAAAATAAACTTGTCGCACTACTCGATGCAGATAAAAACCTTTTAGTGGTTGATAAAGTTTTACCTAAGTTTGGAGAAGGTAAGGCTGACGGATATGCAAAGATATACGGCACTGAAGAAGATTTAAACAAAATTGAAACTAAACATGTTTTAGCTAAAAATCAGGAACCTCAAGAAGGCGAAGAAGCAGAGGAGGAATAA
- a CDS encoding DUF359 domain-containing protein has protein sequence MLVLKEESRGIFKKPFGKLYPDLCEVDRDFLENHFIISIGDATTNNILNADIIPKIGIIDNKIEREISKHQIEYNAITLKVDNPPGTITDELWETIKKANHLAAAEESNVLIVVNGEEDLAVIPCVLMAPENAVILYGQPGEGLVVVEADKIRDMAKKMLDHFEKKEVEENTSKL, from the coding sequence GTGTTAGTACTTAAAGAAGAAAGTAGGGGAATTTTTAAAAAACCATTTGGTAAACTTTACCCTGATTTGTGCGAGGTAGATCGAGATTTTCTTGAAAATCATTTCATAATCTCAATTGGAGATGCTACCACAAATAATATTTTAAATGCAGATATAATACCCAAAATTGGTATTATAGATAATAAAATTGAGAGAGAAATCTCTAAACACCAAATTGAGTATAATGCAATCACTTTAAAGGTTGATAACCCTCCAGGGACAATAACAGATGAACTCTGGGAAACCATCAAAAAAGCTAATCATCTTGCCGCCGCTGAAGAATCTAATGTTCTAATAGTTGTAAATGGTGAGGAAGATTTAGCTGTGATTCCCTGTGTTTTAATGGCCCCTGAAAATGCTGTAATTTTATATGGGCAACCTGGAGAAGGTCTTGTGGTTGTTGAAGCTGATAAAATAAGGGATATGGCAAAAAAAATGCTGGATCACTTTGAAAAAAAGGAGGTTGAAGAAAATACGTCAAAACTGTAA
- the spt4 gene encoding transcription elongation factor subunit Spt4 codes for MVTKACTRCHRLMEEERCAICNIPSSKNWSGFLIVLDPENSGIAKELSINLPGEYALRVR; via the coding sequence ATGGTTACAAAAGCTTGTACAAGATGTCATAGGCTGATGGAAGAGGAAAGATGTGCTATATGCAATATACCATCTTCAAAAAACTGGAGCGGTTTTCTGATAGTACTTGATCCAGAAAATTCAGGTATTGCAAAGGAACTCAGCATAAATCTTCCTGGTGAATATGCCTTAAGAGTCAGATAG
- a CDS encoding DNA-directed RNA polymerase: MSKIEDTVRVPPTLFDEPLEEIAFELLNENYVGMIDKKLGLMVTVKEIEEIGIGRVIMGDGAAYYNVTFTALFFKPELQEIVEGEVIEITEFGAFVRMGPMDGLVHVSQVTDDYINYDSKRGALLGKESKKTLEEGDKVRARIVALSLKGKSSKETKIGLTMRQPGLGRPEWIEKEKRKKK, from the coding sequence ATATCAAAAATTGAGGATACTGTAAGAGTTCCACCAACATTATTTGATGAACCACTGGAAGAAATAGCATTTGAACTTCTAAATGAAAATTATGTTGGGATGATTGACAAAAAGCTTGGTTTAATGGTTACAGTAAAAGAGATTGAAGAAATAGGTATCGGCCGAGTTATAATGGGCGACGGTGCAGCATATTATAATGTCACTTTTACAGCACTATTTTTCAAGCCAGAGCTACAGGAAATTGTAGAAGGAGAAGTTATTGAAATAACTGAATTCGGAGCCTTTGTCAGAATGGGACCAATGGATGGTCTGGTACACGTATCACAGGTTACTGATGACTATATAAATTACGATTCAAAGAGAGGAGCATTACTTGGAAAAGAATCCAAAAAGACTCTTGAAGAAGGAGATAAAGTCCGTGCAAGGATTGTAGCTTTAAGTCTTAAAGGAAAATCCTCCAAAGAAACCAAGATCGGTCTTACAATGAGACAACCTGGCCTTGGAAGACCTGAATGGATTGAAAAAGAGAAAAGGAAGAAGAAATAA
- a CDS encoding inorganic diphosphatase gives MNLWKDLEPGPSVPEVIYAVIEIPKGSRNKYEYDKDMEAFALDRVLYSPFHYPAEYGIIPKTLYDDGDPMDVMVLMDQPTFPGCVIETRPIGVMRMIDGDDKDDKILGVPVNDPRYKDINDIDDIPSHLLDEIAHFFKEYKTLEGKVTEVLGWEHAEEAFEAVKHSIELYKNMD, from the coding sequence ATGAATCTTTGGAAGGATTTAGAACCAGGACCATCAGTTCCAGAAGTAATATATGCTGTAATTGAAATACCAAAGGGATCAAGAAATAAATACGAATATGATAAAGATATGGAAGCCTTTGCACTGGATAGAGTTTTATACTCTCCATTTCATTACCCTGCAGAGTACGGAATAATTCCAAAAACACTTTACGATGATGGTGATCCAATGGATGTTATGGTACTTATGGATCAGCCAACTTTTCCAGGATGTGTAATTGAAACACGACCCATTGGAGTCATGAGGATGATCGATGGTGATGATAAAGATGATAAAATATTAGGAGTACCTGTTAATGATCCAAGGTATAAAGATATTAATGATATCGATGATATTCCTAGTCATCTTTTAGATGAAATTGCACATTTTTTCAAGGAGTATAAAACTCTTGAAGGAAAAGTTACAGAAGTATTAGGATGGGAACATGCTGAAGAAGCATTTGAAGCTGTAAAACATTCTATAGAATTATATAAAAATATGGATTAA